A genomic window from Triticum urartu cultivar G1812 chromosome 7, Tu2.1, whole genome shotgun sequence includes:
- the LOC125521514 gene encoding MADS-box transcription factor 3-like, with protein MARGKVAMRLVENAGERARKHAKRVPGLKKKASELATLCGVPVGLVCAGARAGAPPLVWESEEGVLERYRRAVPPEARAGHTHRAYLEAELGKRRAKLARARHGCPAALPDWDEALNDMTLDDARALLRAIDAALLATGDRMVALGLPADGGHSALDQQVTPDSSNDAVMPQQIGHGGGVPWTGGDPVDMADAAGFQQLQMVPYDGGNNDDLLEQFPREHGFQMQPGGCGGFQFASGNYSGGCDGMLTLGPANAGCNYSGGGDGMLAPGFASAVCNYSGGGGQMLAPGFGNADYKWPDLTMWHTNEMCDAAMPPGYYPGFADGTLAPQHYSAEVATGGDYVSTLPSGYGYPMGMSVGDDNFTNLGSNYTAAHWQAEAFQRSDASASASTSTSTGELPSAASSRHYLY; from the coding sequence ATGGCGCGCGGCAAGGTCGCCATGAGGCTCGTCGAGAACGCGGGGGAGCGCGCCAGGAAGCACGCCAAGAGGGTCCCGGGGCTCAAGAAGAAGGCGTCGGAGCTCGCCACGCTCTGCGGGGTCCCGGTCGGGCTCGTCTGCGCCGGCGCTCGCGCCGGGGCTCCGCCGCTCGTCTGGGAGTCGGAGGAGGGCGTGCTCGAGCGGTACCGCCGCGCCGTCCCGCCGGAGGCCCGCGCGGGGCACACGCACCGGGCCTACCTCGAGGCGGAGCTGGGCAAGCGGAGGGCCAAGCTCGCCAGGGCGCGCCACGGCTGCCCCGCCGCGCTCCCGGACTGGGACGAGGCGCTCAACGACATGACGCTGGACGACGCGCGGGCGCTGCTCCGGGCCATCGACGCGGCGCTGCTGGCCACGGGAGACAGGATGGTGGCGCTGGGCTTGCCTGCCGACGGCGGCCACAGCGCGCTTGATCAGCAGGTCACGCCGGACTCTTCCAACGACGCCGTCATGCCGCAGCAGATCGGGCACGGTGGCGGCGTGCCCTGGACCGGAGGCGACCCCGTGGACATGGCGGACGCCGCCGGCTTCCAGCAGCTGCAGATGGTGCCGTACGACGGCGGGAACAACGACGACCTACTCGAGCAATTCCCACGGGAACATGGCTTCCAGATGCAACCAGGAGGATGCGGCGGCTTCCAATTCGCCAGCGGCAACTACTCGGGCGGCTGCGACGGGATGCTCACTCTGGGCCCCGCCAATGCTGGCTGCAACTACTCAGGCGGCGGCGACGGGATGCTCGCGCCAGGCTTCGCCAGTGCTGTCTGCAACtactcgggcggcggcggccagaTGCTCGCGCCGGGCTTCGGCAACGCGGACTACAAGTGGCCTGATCTTACCATGTGGCACACCAACGAGATGTGCGACGCGGCCATGCCACCTGGGTACTACCCTGGCTTCGCCGACGGCACTCTGGCGCCTCAGCACTACTCCGCCGAGGTCGCCACCGGCGGCGACTACGTGAGCACACTGCCATCTGGGTACGGCTACCCCATGGGCATGAGCGTGGGCGACGACAACTTCACCAATCTGGGGAGCAACTACACGGCGGCGCATTGGCAGGCCGAGGCGTTCCAGCGCTCCGACGCCAGCGCCAGCGCCAGCACCAGCACCAGCACCGGGGAGCTGCCGTCAGCTGCATCATCGCGTCATTATCTCTACTAG
- the LOC125523393 gene encoding uncharacterized protein LOC125523393: protein MARPMRLMEYARERPKAHAKRADGLKKQAEKLATLCGVPVALVCASARAGAPPLVWESEEGVLERYRRAVPPEARAGHTHRAYLETELGKRRAKLARARHGCPAALPDWDEALNDMTLGDARELLRAIDAALLATGDRMEALGVPADHGHGPGPLGEQVTPDSSDYAAMPQHLGHDGGVPWTGGDPVDMDDAEGFQQLQMVPYHGGNNDDLLEQFPQEHGFQMQPGCDGFQCAGGNFSGDGDDGMLALGLANADYNYSRGGDKMLAPGLGNADYNYLGGGGDGMLALGLGNAGYNHSGCGDGMLAPGFANAGYNYSAGGGDKMLAPGFGNAGYNWPDLTMWHTDEVCFADGTLAPEHYSGEVAAGGDYVSTLPSGYGYPMAMGMDVSDNFTSLESNYTAAHWQAEALHRSNASASTSTSTGELLSAASSPRYLY from the coding sequence atggcgcgccccatgaggcTCATGGAGTACGCGCGGGAGCGTCCCAAGGCGCACGCCAAGAGGGCCGATGGGCTCAAGAAGCAGGCGGAGAAGCTCGCCACGCTCTGCGGGGTCCCTGTCGCGCTCGTCTGCGCCAGCGCTCGCGCCGGGGCTCCGCCGCTCGTCTGGGAGTCAGAGGAGGGCGTGCTCGAGAGGTACCGCCGCGCCGTCCCGCCGGAGGCCCGCGCGGGGCACACGCACCGGGCCTACCTCGAGACGGAGCTGGGCAAGCGGAGGGCCAAGCTCGCCAGGGCGCGCCACGGCTGCCCCGCCGCGCTCCCGGACTGGGACGAGGCGCTCAACGACATGACGCTGGGCGACGCGCGGGAGCTGCTCCGGGCCATCGACGCGGCGCTGCTGGCCACGGGAGACAGGATGGAGGCGCTGGGCGTGCCTGCGGACCACGGCCACGGCCCCGGCCCGCTCGGTGAGCAGGTCACGCCGGACTCTTCCGACTACGCCGCCATGCCGCAGCACCTCGGGCACGACGGCGGCGTTCCCTGGACCGGAGGCGACCCCGTGGACATGGACGACGCCGAGGGCTTCCAGCAGCTGCAGATGGTGCCGTACCATGGCGGGAACAACGACGACCTACTCGAGCAATTCCCACAGGAACATGGCTTCCAGATGCAACCAGGATGCGACGGCTTCCAATGCGCCGGCGGCAACTTctcgggcgacggcgacgacgggatGCTCGCGCTCGGCCTCGCCAATGCTGACTATAACTACTCGCGCGGCGGCGACAAGATGCTCGCGCCAGGCCTCGGCAACGCTGACTACAACTacttgggcggcggcggcgacgggatGCTCGCGCTTGGCCTCGGGAATGCTGGCTACAACCACTCGGGCTGCGGCGATGGGATGCTCGCGCCGGGCTTCGCCAATGCTGGCTACAACTACTCAGCCGGCGGCGGCGACAAGATGCTCGCGCCGGGCTTCGGCAACGCTGGTTACAACTGGCCTGATCTTACCATGTGGCACACCGACGAGGTGTGCTTCGCCGACGGCACTCTGGCGCCTGAGCACTACTCCGGCGAGGTCGCCGCCGGCGGCGACTACGTGAGCACACTACCATCTGGGTACGGGTACCCCATGGCCATGGGCATGGACGTCAGCGACAACTTCACC